A window from Alkalicoccobacillus plakortidis encodes these proteins:
- a CDS encoding glycerophosphodiester phosphodiesterase gives MKCIAHRGWSSFAPENTMAAFYKALDHDWIYGIELDVHLSKDGIPVVIHDHTLCRTTNGTGEVREYTYAELLQLDAGSWYRESFSDERIPSLEQALQAMKDSGKKVTIELKQVGSRYPGLEEKVVEVVERLKMVEQVIFASFDHVSVERIFKLAPQANRGLIIGQLPNLILEQLDYVKARYLMLEHHFAEPNLLEELKRHGIHVGVWTIDDELMINRKRTSFEDVYITTNNPRILKDHILKTSTV, from the coding sequence ATGAAATGTATCGCACACAGAGGTTGGTCGAGTTTTGCTCCTGAAAATACGATGGCGGCTTTTTATAAAGCACTAGATCATGATTGGATCTACGGAATTGAGTTAGATGTTCATTTAAGTAAGGATGGAATTCCTGTTGTTATCCATGATCATACGCTTTGTCGAACAACAAATGGAACAGGTGAAGTACGAGAGTACACGTACGCCGAGCTTTTGCAGCTTGACGCAGGAAGTTGGTATCGTGAAAGCTTTTCTGATGAACGAATCCCAAGCCTAGAGCAGGCACTTCAAGCCATGAAAGATTCAGGGAAAAAGGTGACAATTGAGCTTAAGCAGGTGGGGTCTCGTTATCCTGGCTTGGAGGAAAAAGTAGTTGAAGTAGTAGAACGCTTAAAGATGGTGGAGCAAGTGATCTTTGCCTCTTTTGATCATGTATCTGTGGAGCGAATCTTTAAGCTAGCCCCACAAGCCAATCGAGGTCTAATCATTGGTCAGCTACCTAATTTGATTCTTGAGCAATTGGATTATGTAAAGGCACGCTATCTGATGCTTGAGCACCATTTTGCGGAGCCTAATTTGCTAGAAGAGCTTAAGAGGCATGGCATTCATGTGGGAGTTTGGACGATCGATGATGAACTCATGATAAACCGCAAACGAACCTCTTTTGAAGACGTCTATATCACGACAAATAATCCTCGTATTTTGAAAGACCATATCTTAAAAACATCAACCGTTTAA
- a CDS encoding carbohydrate ABC transporter permease: MILLKRSFNIVGLLLLALLFIFPFVWMVSTSLKTLGEAMTFPPKWLPEVLQWQNFAAAWNSGPFLQYLTNSLLVTGGILILQFVTVVPAAYAFARYQFRGQKVLFALIMVTLMIPAQLIFLPVYIQMSNWGLLNQAWALILPFASSAFGIFLLRQSFKQVPHELIEAARLDDASEWKIMWRVMVPLAKPTLITFALFSFITHWNDYFWPLVMTTNNDARTLPVGIAQLRNTEGGVSWNTLMAGNMLLVIPVLFVFLLAQRQIIRAFTYTGVK; encoded by the coding sequence ATGATTTTGTTAAAACGCTCGTTTAACATAGTGGGATTGCTCCTACTAGCACTCTTGTTTATCTTTCCATTTGTTTGGATGGTTTCCACCTCTTTAAAGACTCTAGGAGAGGCGATGACATTTCCGCCTAAATGGCTACCAGAGGTACTGCAGTGGCAGAATTTTGCGGCTGCATGGAATTCAGGTCCGTTTCTTCAGTATCTAACAAATAGTTTACTAGTTACAGGTGGCATTCTTATATTGCAGTTTGTCACAGTAGTTCCGGCTGCGTATGCATTCGCTCGTTATCAATTCCGTGGACAGAAGGTTTTGTTTGCACTCATTATGGTCACATTAATGATTCCAGCACAGCTTATCTTTCTTCCTGTATACATTCAGATGAGTAACTGGGGATTGCTCAACCAAGCGTGGGCACTTATTTTACCTTTTGCTTCTAGTGCTTTTGGGATCTTTTTGCTAAGACAGTCATTTAAACAAGTCCCTCATGAACTGATTGAAGCAGCAAGACTAGATGATGCAAGTGAGTGGAAAATCATGTGGAGAGTCATGGTTCCACTAGCAAAACCAACGTTAATCACATTTGCTTTATTTAGCTTCATCACACATTGGAACGATTATTTTTGGCCACTTGTGATGACCACAAATAATGATGCTCGTACCCTTCCAGTTGGTATTGCTCAGCTTCGTAATACAGAAGGAGGGGTCTCCTGGAACACGTTAATGGCGGGAAATATGTTGCTTGTCATTCCTGTACTGTTTGTGTTTTTACTTGCTCAAAGGCAGATCATTCGAGCATTTACCTATACGGGAGTCAAATAA
- a CDS encoding carbohydrate ABC transporter permease, translating into MMQKAQPYLMILPSLVVFALFFLYPIGYLIQLSLHDWNFISPEMNFIGLQNFQQLFADNEFKEVLLNTTIYTVSSVSVTTALSILLALWLNKKGLLYTFLQGAIFSPHVISLVSIALLWMWMMEPDYGLLNWALNLVGINGIQWLNAPETSLFSLIVVAVWKGLGFNTLIFIAGLQSIPKTVYEAADLDDASRFSTFREITLPMLSPTIFFLVIINLIGSFQVFETISIMTQGGPINSTNMLVYYIYEYGFQFFKIGYASAAGVLLLGIISIFTAVYFWLLSRRVHYQ; encoded by the coding sequence ATGATGCAAAAAGCTCAGCCTTATCTAATGATTTTGCCATCACTAGTCGTATTTGCTTTGTTTTTTCTCTATCCAATTGGCTATTTGATTCAGTTGAGTCTGCATGATTGGAACTTTATCAGCCCTGAGATGAATTTTATTGGACTGCAAAATTTTCAGCAGTTGTTTGCGGATAATGAATTTAAAGAAGTGCTTCTAAATACAACCATCTACACCGTATCAAGTGTAAGTGTAACAACAGCTCTCTCGATCCTATTAGCTCTTTGGTTAAATAAAAAAGGCTTGCTCTATACGTTTTTACAGGGTGCAATTTTTAGTCCACATGTGATCTCGCTTGTTTCGATTGCGCTTTTGTGGATGTGGATGATGGAACCTGATTACGGTTTATTAAACTGGGCACTTAATCTGGTTGGAATCAATGGTATTCAGTGGTTAAATGCACCCGAGACCTCGCTATTTTCATTAATTGTTGTAGCGGTATGGAAAGGCCTTGGTTTTAACACACTTATTTTCATTGCTGGTTTGCAGAGCATTCCCAAGACTGTATACGAAGCGGCAGACCTTGACGATGCTTCAAGGTTTAGTACCTTTCGTGAGATTACATTACCCATGTTGTCACCTACTATCTTTTTTCTAGTTATTATTAATCTTATTGGTTCCTTTCAGGTCTTTGAAACCATTTCGATTATGACGCAGGGTGGACCGATAAATTCAACAAATATGCTGGTTTATTACATCTATGAGTATGGGTTTCAATTCTTTAAAATCGGTTATGCCTCTGCAGCTGGTGTCCTGCTGCTTGGTATTATTAGCATCTTCACAGCAGTTTACTTCTGGCTCTTATCACGTCGGGTTCACTACCAATAA
- a CDS encoding ABC transporter ATP-binding protein, producing the protein MASITLKNISKQFGDDLVIDDLNLHIKDGSFTVFVGPSGCGKSTTLRMIAGLEEQTNGEIWIDDKRVDQLPPGKRDIAMVFQNYALYPTMTVKGNIEFGLKNKKVPKAEREALIHDIAGIVGLTPYLSKKPQVLSGGQRQRVALARAMVKKPKVFVFDEPLSNLDAKLRGQMRTELIQLHKRLGTTFVYVTHDQTEAMSMGDEIVILNKGLIQQMDAPMNIYQKPANVFSAQFIGTPAMNVFTVDELPDSFQNVSGGITRIGFRPEHVSMSSTLAISGEKAIVKAEIKTVETLGSETLYQLETSFGGMVAKSVEPPLKMGDQVYISIAKGHLHYFDRSGVAVPNVSIVHKEVGIEA; encoded by the coding sequence ATGGCCAGTATTACTCTTAAAAACATTAGTAAGCAATTTGGAGACGATCTGGTTATTGATGATCTGAATCTCCATATCAAAGATGGTTCCTTTACAGTGTTTGTTGGTCCTTCTGGATGTGGGAAATCTACAACTTTACGTATGATTGCAGGCCTTGAAGAACAAACAAATGGAGAGATCTGGATTGATGACAAACGTGTCGATCAATTACCTCCAGGAAAACGTGATATTGCCATGGTTTTTCAAAACTATGCTCTCTATCCAACGATGACGGTAAAAGGGAATATCGAATTTGGTCTAAAAAATAAAAAAGTGCCCAAAGCAGAGAGGGAGGCGTTGATTCATGATATCGCCGGAATTGTTGGGCTGACTCCGTACCTATCCAAAAAACCTCAAGTCCTCTCTGGGGGACAGCGTCAGCGAGTAGCCTTAGCAAGGGCTATGGTAAAAAAACCAAAGGTCTTTGTGTTTGATGAACCTCTCTCAAATTTGGATGCCAAACTAAGAGGTCAGATGCGTACAGAGCTAATCCAACTCCATAAGCGACTTGGTACAACTTTTGTGTACGTTACCCATGATCAAACAGAGGCGATGTCCATGGGTGATGAGATTGTCATTCTGAACAAAGGTCTTATTCAGCAAATGGATGCACCGATGAATATCTATCAGAAGCCGGCGAATGTATTTTCAGCACAATTTATTGGAACTCCAGCCATGAATGTGTTTACAGTCGATGAATTGCCTGACTCGTTTCAAAATGTTAGTGGGGGCATTACGAGAATTGGCTTCAGGCCTGAGCATGTCTCAATGTCATCCACACTCGCTATTTCAGGTGAAAAAGCGATCGTTAAAGCAGAGATCAAAACGGTTGAAACACTAGGATCAGAAACGTTATATCAACTGGAAACTTCATTTGGCGGTATGGTCGCAAAAAGTGTTGAGCCACCTTTAAAAATGGGTGATCAGGTTTACATTAGTATTGCTAAAGGGCATCTCCATTACTTTGACCGAAGTGGTGTTGCTGTACCTAATGTTAGTATTGTTCATAAAGAGGTGGGCATTGAAGCATGA
- a CDS encoding ABC transporter substrate-binding protein, with the protein MKTYWTLGSAMAAMLVIAGCGSSGSTESVSGAQPDEPIELTYWYAWGDKIGENNENLVQQFNEAHPNIQVTAEFQGTYDELHAKTQAAFAAKDAPEVTQNEIASVETFAKNGMTESLQPFIDQDELDIEDFNEGLMGNSYVDEEIYALPYLRSTPILYLNTTLLEEKGLDPACPKTWDEFKEYAAVLSEDGEMKGATMPIDIWFYEAFVTQAGGEMIDDAGKPAFNSEAGAEAIDFIKEMYEAGSIKVPTGDVAGDTAKQDFVNGKSGMMLSSTADLTYLMTNANDQGYEVDTAFMPENKQFGVPTGGANLVMTAGLDDAKQEAAWTFIKWMTDTEQTAYSSEFTGYLPSRHSASETEKMQKVYEEVPQYKTAVDQLEYAHERPMVEGYPEVVNALVEEITRAVLQDGSSQDALDNATERAEAVLK; encoded by the coding sequence ATGAAGACATATTGGACACTTGGAAGCGCGATGGCGGCAATGTTGGTAATCGCAGGATGTGGTTCGTCGGGATCAACAGAATCAGTTAGTGGGGCACAGCCTGATGAACCTATAGAGCTTACATATTGGTATGCCTGGGGAGATAAGATTGGAGAAAATAACGAAAACCTTGTTCAACAGTTTAACGAGGCACACCCAAACATCCAGGTAACTGCAGAATTCCAAGGAACCTATGATGAATTGCATGCCAAAACTCAAGCAGCGTTTGCAGCTAAAGATGCGCCGGAAGTAACTCAAAATGAAATTGCTTCTGTAGAGACCTTTGCGAAAAATGGAATGACAGAGAGCTTGCAGCCTTTTATTGATCAAGATGAGTTAGATATTGAGGACTTTAATGAAGGGTTAATGGGGAATTCCTACGTAGATGAGGAAATTTATGCACTACCGTATCTTCGTAGCACACCAATTTTGTACTTAAATACAACGCTTCTAGAAGAAAAAGGACTAGACCCAGCTTGTCCAAAAACATGGGATGAATTTAAGGAGTATGCTGCAGTTTTATCAGAGGATGGAGAAATGAAAGGGGCAACGATGCCTATTGATATCTGGTTTTATGAAGCCTTCGTTACTCAAGCTGGTGGTGAAATGATTGATGATGCTGGTAAGCCTGCTTTTAATAGTGAAGCAGGGGCAGAAGCCATTGATTTTATTAAAGAGATGTATGAAGCAGGTTCAATCAAAGTTCCAACAGGCGATGTAGCCGGAGATACAGCGAAGCAAGATTTTGTGAATGGAAAGTCAGGAATGATGCTCAGCTCAACAGCAGATCTAACGTATTTAATGACGAACGCAAATGATCAAGGCTATGAGGTGGATACAGCATTTATGCCAGAGAATAAGCAATTTGGTGTTCCGACAGGTGGAGCAAATTTAGTGATGACAGCAGGTCTTGATGACGCAAAACAAGAAGCTGCCTGGACATTTATAAAATGGATGACAGATACAGAGCAAACAGCTTATTCAAGTGAATTTACTGGTTATCTGCCAAGTAGACATTCTGCTTCTGAAACGGAGAAAATGCAAAAGGTTTATGAAGAGGTTCCACAATACAAAACAGCCGTAGATCAGCTTGAATATGCACATGAACGACCAATGGTAGAGGGCTATCCTGAGGTAGTGAATGCATTAGTCGAAGAGATCACAAGAGCCGTTTTACAGGATGGTTCAAGTCAAGATGCTTTAGACAATGCGACCGAACGTGCAGAAGCCGTTTTGAAATAA
- a CDS encoding iron-containing alcohol dehydrogenase translates to MSRFTIPRNIYFEEDALDTLKSFEGKKAALIIGGSSLKKNGNLDRIEKLLSEADIETKVFDGFNQEPTVKIVKDGAKAVESFDPDWIIGIGGGSVIDSAKAVWLFHEHPDLSFEDAAKPFTLPKLRTKAKFAGIPTTSGSGAEVSNLSVVTDDETNVKYPLADFELTPDVAIIDPSLVDSLPQHLIANTGMDAFTHTIEAYVAKPRTVFTDALAVGGGEILKEHLLSSYKGNKESRKQVHNAQAMAGMSFANAVLGNVHSLAHKSGPTFGIPHGLANAIYLPYVIEFNRTVVTDRYATFARKIGLEASSDEKLVDELIAYINQLNKDLGIQATLKEYGVSDEDFHKHVDTMAKNAVEDPCTGTNPRETSVEQMKELYEISFHGKVPSHA, encoded by the coding sequence ATGAGTCGCTTTACAATTCCTAGAAATATCTATTTTGAGGAAGATGCACTCGATACCTTAAAATCATTTGAAGGTAAAAAAGCAGCCCTTATCATTGGGGGCAGTTCACTTAAAAAGAATGGAAACTTAGATCGAATCGAAAAGCTTTTATCTGAGGCTGATATAGAAACTAAAGTATTTGATGGATTTAACCAAGAACCCACTGTAAAGATTGTAAAAGATGGTGCCAAAGCCGTTGAGAGTTTTGATCCTGATTGGATTATTGGGATTGGCGGTGGATCCGTGATCGATTCAGCTAAAGCTGTTTGGTTGTTCCACGAGCATCCTGATCTTTCATTTGAAGATGCAGCCAAACCATTTACCCTACCGAAACTTCGGACAAAAGCGAAGTTCGCCGGTATCCCAACCACAAGCGGAAGTGGTGCAGAGGTATCAAATCTCTCTGTAGTGACAGATGATGAAACCAATGTAAAATACCCACTGGCTGACTTTGAGCTAACACCAGATGTGGCAATCATTGATCCAAGCCTAGTAGATAGCCTACCTCAGCACTTGATTGCCAACACAGGTATGGACGCATTCACTCATACTATTGAAGCGTATGTAGCCAAACCACGAACAGTATTCACAGATGCTTTAGCTGTAGGTGGCGGCGAGATTTTGAAAGAGCATCTACTGTCTTCCTACAAAGGCAATAAAGAGTCTCGCAAGCAGGTGCATAACGCGCAAGCCATGGCCGGCATGTCCTTTGCTAACGCCGTTCTCGGTAACGTGCACAGCTTGGCTCACAAAAGTGGCCCAACCTTTGGTATTCCACACGGCTTAGCAAATGCGATTTATTTACCATACGTGATCGAGTTTAACCGCACAGTTGTGACAGATCGCTATGCAACATTTGCAAGAAAAATTGGACTTGAAGCATCTAGCGATGAGAAGCTAGTTGACGAGTTAATTGCTTATATCAATCAACTCAATAAAGATCTAGGCATCCAAGCTACGCTTAAAGAATATGGCGTCTCGGATGAAGACTTCCATAAACACGTGGATACTATGGCGAAAAATGCTGTTGAAGATCCGTGTACCGGTACAAACCCACGCGAAACCTCTGTTGAGCAAATGAAAGAACTTTATGAGATTTCGTTCCACGGAAAAGTACCAAGTCACGCATAA
- a CDS encoding carbonic anhydrase, producing MRKKGWSYSGSTGPQFWADLHDEYIACSQGKEQSPVALHNEDASDEGKWSLDLDYNETDFSIENNGHTIQANVGDHSSNKLIVNGTDYKLAQFHFHSQSEHTLDDDYYEMELHLVHQDEEDNLAVLGVLIEEGEKNETLANMWDVIPETEGEADETISLNPSELVPKDLSTFQYHGSLTTPPCSDHVKWSVSDTSISMSAEQLQTFQQIYPDNHRPIQDLGDREIGTHY from the coding sequence ATGAGAAAGAAGGGTTGGTCTTATTCTGGCTCAACTGGCCCGCAGTTCTGGGCAGACCTACATGATGAATACATAGCATGCTCACAAGGAAAAGAACAATCGCCTGTAGCCTTACATAATGAAGACGCATCAGATGAAGGAAAATGGTCATTAGATCTTGACTATAACGAAACAGATTTCTCCATTGAGAATAACGGTCATACCATTCAAGCAAATGTAGGTGATCATTCATCAAATAAATTGATTGTAAATGGAACCGATTACAAGTTGGCGCAGTTCCATTTCCATTCTCAAAGTGAGCATACCTTAGACGATGATTATTACGAGATGGAACTTCATTTAGTTCATCAGGATGAGGAAGATAACTTGGCCGTCTTAGGAGTTCTAATTGAGGAAGGAGAAAAGAACGAGACTCTAGCAAACATGTGGGATGTGATACCCGAAACTGAAGGAGAAGCCGATGAAACCATTTCTCTTAATCCCTCAGAACTAGTACCTAAAGATCTATCAACCTTCCAATATCACGGTTCTCTAACTACGCCACCTTGCTCAGACCATGTTAAATGGAGTGTCAGTGACACCTCTATCAGCATGTCAGCTGAACAACTACAAACATTTCAACAGATCTATCCAG